Proteins encoded by one window of Sandaracinaceae bacterium:
- a CDS encoding GAF domain-containing protein produces the protein MESLTQSQLEEKLEKLELLMRIGTALSAERSKDRLIEMILLEAKALCNADGGTLYLRSEDTLRFAILRSDSLGIALGGSTGKPVTLPPLPLHDPLTGEPNRSNVATCAALLKESVNIPDAYAISTEFDFSGTKAFDARNDYRSQSFLTVPLVNNDGTVIGVLQLLNAQDPETGKVVPFRADHQRVVESLASQAGIALDNQLLLDGQRELLESFIQMIAAAIDAKSPYTGGHCERVPILTEMIVKAACDVTEGPFRDFTLSDEEWYELRIAAWLHDCGKVTTPVHIMDKATKLETIFDRIAVVRARFAVLERDARIAMLEAIANGTPRADAEAQHAQALTTLREELAFLENANVGSEFLPDTARARIAEIGARRYLENGKERALLDADEVYNLQIQQGTLTQEERLIINGHMVQTVKMLERLPFPRNLRRVPEYAGGHHEKMDGGGYPKGIYAGDMSVPARIMAIADVFEALTAQDRPYKKGKTLSESMKIMAFMKRDNHLDPELFDLFVTSGVYRQYGQKYLPPELIDHVDEAALLAFQPKPFEAPEAPVRKRRFLEFLPEYMEATVAGELRGPA, from the coding sequence ATGGAGAGCCTCACTCAGTCTCAGCTCGAAGAGAAGCTCGAGAAGCTGGAGTTGCTGATGCGCATCGGCACTGCGCTCTCCGCGGAGCGCAGCAAGGACCGGCTCATCGAGATGATCCTGCTCGAGGCCAAAGCGCTCTGCAACGCCGACGGCGGCACGCTCTACCTGCGCTCCGAGGACACGCTGCGCTTCGCGATCCTGCGCTCCGACTCGCTGGGCATTGCGCTCGGGGGCAGCACCGGCAAGCCCGTCACGCTGCCGCCGCTGCCGCTTCATGACCCCCTCACGGGCGAGCCCAACCGCAGCAACGTGGCCACGTGCGCGGCGCTGCTCAAAGAGTCCGTGAACATCCCGGACGCCTACGCCATCTCCACCGAGTTCGACTTCTCGGGCACGAAGGCGTTCGACGCGCGCAACGACTACCGCAGCCAGTCGTTCCTGACGGTGCCGCTGGTCAACAACGACGGCACCGTCATCGGCGTGCTGCAGCTGCTCAACGCGCAGGACCCGGAGACGGGCAAGGTGGTGCCCTTCCGCGCGGACCACCAGCGCGTGGTGGAGTCGCTCGCCTCGCAGGCCGGCATCGCGCTCGACAACCAGCTGCTGCTGGACGGCCAGCGGGAGCTGCTCGAGAGCTTCATCCAGATGATCGCCGCCGCCATCGACGCCAAGTCGCCGTACACCGGCGGCCACTGCGAGCGCGTGCCCATCCTCACCGAGATGATCGTGAAGGCCGCCTGCGACGTGACCGAGGGGCCGTTCCGCGACTTCACGCTGAGCGACGAGGAGTGGTACGAGCTGCGCATCGCGGCCTGGCTCCACGACTGCGGCAAGGTGACCACGCCCGTCCACATCATGGACAAGGCCACCAAGCTCGAGACCATCTTCGACCGCATCGCCGTGGTGCGCGCTCGCTTCGCGGTGCTGGAGCGCGACGCGCGCATCGCCATGCTGGAGGCCATCGCCAATGGCACACCGCGCGCCGACGCCGAGGCCCAGCACGCCCAAGCGCTGACCACGTTGCGCGAAGAGCTAGCCTTCCTCGAGAACGCCAACGTGGGCTCCGAGTTCCTGCCGGACACGGCGCGCGCACGCATCGCGGAGATCGGCGCGCGGCGCTACCTGGAGAACGGCAAGGAGCGCGCCCTGCTGGACGCCGACGAGGTCTACAACCTGCAGATCCAGCAGGGCACGCTCACCCAAGAAGAGCGGCTCATCATCAACGGGCACATGGTGCAGACCGTGAAGATGCTCGAGCGCCTGCCCTTCCCGCGCAACCTGCGGCGCGTGCCCGAGTACGCTGGCGGCCACCACGAGAAGATGGACGGCGGCGGCTACCCCAAGGGCATCTACGCGGGCGACATGAGCGTCCCCGCGCGCATCATGGCCATCGCCGACGTGTTCGAGGCGCTCACCGCGCAGGATCGCCCCTACAAGAAGGGCAAGACGCTGTCGGAGTCCATGAAGATCATGGCCTTCATGAAGCGCGACAACCACCTGGACCCCGAGCTCTTCGATCTGTTCGTGACCAGCGGCGTGTACCGCCAATATGGGCAGAAGTACCTGCCACCCGAGCTCATCGACCACGTGGACGAGGCCGCGCTGCTGGCCTTCCAGCCCAAGCCCTTCGAAGCGCCCGAAGCGCCAGTCCGCAAGCGTCGCTTCCTCGAGTTCCTGCCCGAGTACATGGAGGCCACCGTGGCGGGCGAGCTGCGCGGCCCCGCCTGA